The Aminithiophilus ramosus genome contains a region encoding:
- the grdA gene encoding glycine/sarcosine/betaine reductase complex selenoprotein A: MSLFAGKKLILLGERDGVPGPAMEEIFKSLADAEVIFSVTECFVUTAAGAMDLQNQQRVKDGAEKFGADKVVVILGSSDAEGAEIYAETVSAGDPTFAGPLAGVPLGLPVYHVFEADIKKAVDPQIWEEQLGMMEMVLDVEALSSAVRAIREQHSTQAL, encoded by the coding sequence ATGAGTCTGTTCGCGGGCAAGAAGCTGATCCTGTTGGGAGAAAGAGACGGCGTTCCCGGGCCCGCCATGGAGGAGATCTTCAAGTCCCTCGCCGATGCCGAAGTCATTTTCTCCGTGACGGAGTGTTTCGTCTGAACGGCCGCGGGAGCCATGGACCTGCAGAACCAGCAGAGGGTGAAGGATGGAGCCGAGAAATTCGGCGCCGACAAGGTCGTCGTCATCCTCGGCAGTTCGGACGCCGAAGGCGCCGAAATCTACGCCGAGACCGTCAGCGCCGGAGATCCCACCTTCGCAGGTCCCTTGGCCGGAGTCCCGTTGGGGCTCCCCGTGTACCACGTCTTCGAAGCGGACATAAAGAAAGCCGTCGATCCTCAGATCTGGGAGGAACAGCTCGGCATGATGGAGATGGTTCTCGACGTCGAGGCTCTGTCCTCGGCCGTCCGTGCCATCAGAGAGCAGCACAGCACTCAGGCCCTCTAG
- a CDS encoding IS5 family transposase: protein MERQKTLADAQTFERYRKPTRREKFLSEMEAVVPWKDLCALIAPFYPKAERGRPPVGLERMLRIHFLQCWFNLSDPAAEEALYDMESMRRFVGIDLGNEPVPDETTICKFRHLLEAHDLGKRIFREVDAHLQSKGLRLAEGTIMDATIIAAPSSTKNKEKKRDPDMHQVKKGNQYYFGMKVHIGVDKDSKLVHSLATTAANVHDSRMVGDLLHGAEKGVWGDSAYIGKTETIREKAPDAVDNTNKRGSRNRKLTDEEQSHNRMLSKTRAKVEHVFLIAKRVFGFTKVRYKGLKKNTSHVHVIFALSNLYMVRRLLLEMDRA from the coding sequence ATGGAGCGACAGAAAACCCTTGCCGACGCCCAGACCTTCGAGAGATACAGGAAGCCTACCCGGCGGGAGAAGTTCCTCTCCGAAATGGAGGCTGTGGTCCCCTGGAAGGATCTCTGCGCGCTCATCGCTCCCTTCTATCCCAAGGCCGAACGAGGTCGTCCACCGGTTGGATTGGAGCGGATGCTCCGAATCCACTTTCTCCAGTGCTGGTTCAACCTCAGCGACCCGGCAGCGGAAGAAGCCCTCTACGACATGGAATCGATGAGGCGCTTCGTCGGCATCGACCTCGGGAACGAGCCTGTCCCCGACGAGACGACCATCTGCAAGTTTCGCCACCTTCTCGAAGCGCACGACCTGGGGAAACGGATCTTCCGTGAGGTCGATGCTCACCTGCAATCGAAAGGACTGCGTCTTGCCGAGGGAACCATCATGGACGCCACCATCATCGCCGCGCCCTCGTCGACGAAGAACAAGGAGAAGAAGCGAGACCCCGACATGCATCAGGTAAAGAAAGGGAACCAGTACTACTTCGGCATGAAGGTCCACATCGGGGTGGACAAAGACAGCAAGCTGGTCCACAGCCTCGCGACCACGGCGGCGAATGTCCACGACTCCCGGATGGTCGGAGACCTTCTCCACGGAGCGGAAAAGGGAGTCTGGGGAGATTCGGCCTACATAGGCAAGACGGAGACGATCCGGGAAAAGGCACCCGATGCCGTCGACAACACCAACAAAAGGGGGTCACGGAACAGGAAACTGACCGACGAAGAACAGTCTCACAATCGTATGCTGTCCAAAACGAGGGCAAAGGTGGAGCATGTCTTTTTGATCGCGAAGCGAGTCTTCGGATTCACCAAGGTGCGTTACAAGGGGCTCAAGAAGAACACAAGCCATGTCCACGTGATTTTTGCCCTGTCCAACCTGTACATGGTGAGAAGGCTTTTATTGGAGATGGATAGGGCGTAG
- a CDS encoding YitT family protein, with protein sequence MKQVRTALLKGTAFIHQNWISVLSMTLGSALVAAAIALFVIPARLPDSGVTGLAILLKYIWNIPASLGVWGLNALLFAYGWKVLPRRFLGWTFYAVVVFTFLLDLFSRLPAPPITDKLLLVVAAAALKGTGGAMVFNAGASLAGTDIIASALRRKKGIEIGKFTFYINAVIIAISLPVVGLENMLYGLVLLYINAWFIDNGLKSFDMRKQVIVIASDPREVKDYLMRELHRGATVLKGEGAFTGQPRDVLLAVLTPRQVVELKRHLARTDPRAFVILSDASEVVGRGFKQWKKI encoded by the coding sequence ATGAAACAGGTCAGAACGGCCCTGCTCAAGGGCACGGCCTTCATCCACCAGAACTGGATTTCGGTCCTGTCGATGACCCTCGGAAGCGCCCTCGTCGCCGCGGCCATCGCCCTCTTCGTCATCCCCGCCCGGCTCCCCGACTCGGGCGTCACGGGACTGGCCATCCTCCTCAAATACATCTGGAACATCCCCGCCTCGCTGGGCGTCTGGGGCCTCAACGCCCTTCTCTTCGCCTACGGCTGGAAGGTTCTCCCCCGGCGCTTCCTGGGCTGGACCTTCTACGCCGTCGTCGTCTTCACCTTCCTCCTCGACCTCTTCAGCCGTCTTCCGGCCCCGCCCATCACGGACAAGCTCCTTCTCGTCGTCGCCGCGGCGGCCCTGAAGGGGACGGGAGGAGCCATGGTCTTCAACGCCGGCGCCTCCCTGGCGGGGACGGACATCATCGCCTCGGCGCTGAGACGGAAGAAGGGCATCGAGATCGGCAAGTTCACCTTCTACATCAACGCCGTCATCATCGCCATCTCCCTGCCCGTCGTCGGCCTGGAGAACATGCTCTACGGCCTGGTCCTCCTCTACATCAACGCCTGGTTCATCGACAACGGCCTCAAGTCCTTCGACATGCGCAAGCAGGTCATCGTCATCGCCTCCGACCCCCGAGAGGTCAAGGACTATCTCATGAGGGAGCTCCACCGAGGCGCCACCGTCCTGAAGGGGGAGGGGGCCTTCACGGGCCAGCCGCGAGACGTCCTGCTGGCCGTCCTCACGCCCCGTCAGGTGGTGGAACTCAAGCGCCACCTGGCCCGGACGGACCCGCGGGCCTTCGTCATCCTCTCCGACGCCTCGGAGGTCGTCGGCCGCGGCTTCAAGCAGTGGAAGAAGATCTGA
- a CDS encoding Na/Pi cotransporter family protein — MDGRLFSLALVAGGLALFLHGLEFSAESFRSGLGGQARRVTAAMGRSRPLSFLFGSVMALLSQSTTAATAFAVGLVDVGALSFSSSLLVMMGASVGTTLVVFLLSLDLVRWSPLLLALALLAERAGPRRFAPASRLASAVALLLMGMFLIDQGVRPLTETEALRELILEASHNALLLGLLSLAATALFQSSVPVLGLAIALASGGFLSSGAYLPVILGSRIGNAATVLLAGQGGRHNARALALSTLIFRVVGVVALLPFCAPLSRLAGRITPSPGGQIAWLQFFVAWINVGLLLPLSERLGRLCQSRAVRRRKDIGEPRFLDPELARYPHLALSLLAREMIGLANYVEELTFLSLHCLKEGERVEALRAGTPELARRAVDFVVAMTPPDDDAARAEYAALTYSMAALKEVVDIVAGRMAPLCAASGPALLPQRRAWSGFASALGDLVGESLGVLALGDREGIGRASGLLRRYEEREEALRSELTDGGFHPDSPDGIEAWSFLAASASLARASMELVRGETLRRSTATGKEA, encoded by the coding sequence ATGGACGGGCGACTCTTCAGCCTGGCTCTCGTCGCTGGAGGGCTGGCCCTTTTCCTCCACGGTCTGGAATTCAGCGCCGAGTCCTTCCGCTCGGGACTGGGAGGCCAGGCCCGGCGCGTCACGGCGGCCATGGGGCGGAGTCGTCCTCTCTCCTTCCTCTTCGGCAGCGTCATGGCCCTCCTCTCGCAGAGCACGACGGCCGCCACGGCCTTCGCCGTCGGCCTCGTCGACGTGGGAGCCCTCTCCTTCTCCAGCTCGCTTCTCGTCATGATGGGGGCCAGCGTGGGGACGACCCTCGTCGTCTTCCTCCTGAGCCTCGATCTCGTCCGCTGGTCGCCCCTCCTTCTGGCCCTGGCCCTGCTGGCCGAGCGGGCCGGGCCGAGACGCTTCGCCCCGGCATCGCGCCTCGCCTCGGCCGTGGCCCTCCTGCTGATGGGCATGTTCCTCATCGACCAGGGAGTGCGGCCTCTCACGGAGACGGAGGCCCTCCGGGAGCTGATCCTCGAGGCCTCTCACAACGCCCTCCTCCTGGGCCTCCTCTCCCTGGCGGCGACGGCTCTCTTCCAGAGCAGCGTCCCCGTCCTCGGCCTGGCCATCGCCCTCGCCTCGGGCGGCTTCCTCTCGTCCGGGGCCTATCTTCCCGTCATCCTGGGATCTCGCATCGGCAACGCCGCCACGGTCCTCCTCGCCGGCCAGGGAGGCCGCCACAACGCCCGCGCCCTGGCCCTGAGCACCCTCATCTTCCGCGTCGTCGGCGTCGTCGCCCTCCTGCCCTTCTGCGCCCCCCTGAGCCGCCTGGCCGGGCGGATCACCCCCTCTCCGGGGGGACAGATCGCCTGGCTCCAGTTTTTCGTCGCCTGGATCAACGTGGGACTCCTCCTCCCCCTTTCGGAGCGCCTCGGCCGCCTCTGCCAGAGCCGGGCCGTCCGCAGACGGAAGGACATCGGAGAGCCCCGCTTCCTCGATCCCGAGCTGGCCCGCTATCCCCACCTGGCCCTCTCCCTTCTGGCCCGCGAGATGATCGGCCTGGCCAACTACGTCGAGGAGCTGACCTTCCTCTCCCTCCACTGCCTGAAGGAGGGGGAGCGGGTGGAGGCGCTCCGGGCCGGGACGCCCGAGCTGGCCCGGCGCGCCGTGGACTTCGTCGTCGCCATGACGCCGCCCGACGACGATGCGGCCAGGGCCGAGTACGCCGCCCTGACCTACTCCATGGCGGCCCTGAAGGAGGTCGTCGACATCGTCGCCGGCCGCATGGCCCCTCTCTGCGCCGCCTCGGGGCCAGCCCTGCTGCCCCAACGGCGAGCGTGGAGCGGCTTCGCCTCGGCGCTGGGCGATCTCGTCGGCGAATCGCTGGGCGTACTGGCCCTGGGCGACCGCGAGGGCATCGGACGGGCATCGGGCCTCCTCCGCCGCTACGAGGAGAGAGAGGAGGCGCTGCGGAGCGAGCTGACCGACGGAGGCTTCCATCCCGACAGCCCCGACGGCATCGAGGCCTGGAGCTTTCTCGCCGCCTCGGCCTCGCTGGCCAGGGCCTCGATGGAACTCGTGCGGGGCGAAACGCTGCGGCGTTCGACGGCGACGGGAAAGGAGGCCTGA
- a CDS encoding methyl-accepting chemotaxis protein — MFKRLRLRTKMLLPILTIAAVTFASALGYLSFRARHLLTEATYREAQEMVLHHSVRVKAEIDAAADAAHFLAETFAVLRTQGKADRAAFDGLLRRVLEENPQFFGAFTVWEPDALDGRDALHGGAPGHDGTGRYIPWFHRSNGPIEVEPCIAYDDPVEGDYYLGTKKAGRARLLDPAVWEAGGKSVMISEYIVPIVAEGKFLGVVGIDLSLDSFQESVGAIRPFETGYAALFSNNGAYVAYPDASRLGKVYFHDDKSLERDILAHIESGTAMTFTAYSPAMKTDVLTRITPFTPGQTDRPWALMVAVPMDRALAGVHAINAAGIASGVVAMVLLSLVVFFLTRSIVRPVQTVVALAQRAGEGDLTIGRDDFAITAKDELGQMADALARMVATQRATLASIFDEAEQNGRLAESLAALAEESNASTAEIKHVVEQVADLAETNAAALEETNASIEEVASSATSAAQSSAQGAEASRMTRRATEEAVAAFSLVIADVADVGQMSSASLTSMEDLSRSVSAIAGFVTTISAIADQTNLLALNAAIEAARAGEAGRGFAVVAEEVRKLAEESNQAARKVADLIDSLKGSAETSAQGARRAGEKMASTVGRAREAQEKLNRTLADVERINGLMETIAAAAQEQAASSEEMARAVDHVSQSTIEMAESSQAIRRNTEELAHAGEGVANEAQAMAEGAERIRNLLQQFRLDDGKGKRSGLVPSPRR; from the coding sequence ATGTTTAAAAGACTGAGGCTGCGCACGAAGATGCTTCTTCCCATCCTGACCATCGCCGCCGTCACCTTCGCCTCCGCCCTGGGCTACCTCTCCTTCAGGGCACGTCATCTGCTGACGGAGGCGACGTACCGGGAGGCCCAGGAGATGGTCCTCCACCATTCCGTCCGGGTCAAGGCCGAGATCGACGCCGCCGCCGACGCCGCCCACTTCCTCGCCGAGACCTTCGCCGTCCTCAGGACACAGGGCAAGGCCGACAGGGCCGCCTTCGACGGCCTGCTGCGCCGCGTCCTCGAGGAAAATCCCCAGTTTTTCGGCGCCTTCACCGTCTGGGAGCCCGACGCCCTCGACGGCCGGGACGCCCTCCATGGCGGCGCGCCCGGCCACGACGGCACGGGACGCTACATCCCCTGGTTCCACCGCAGCAACGGCCCCATCGAGGTTGAGCCCTGCATCGCCTACGACGACCCCGTCGAGGGGGACTACTATCTGGGGACGAAAAAGGCCGGGCGGGCGCGCCTTCTCGACCCCGCCGTCTGGGAGGCCGGCGGGAAGTCGGTCATGATCTCCGAGTACATCGTCCCCATCGTCGCCGAGGGGAAGTTTCTCGGCGTCGTCGGCATCGACCTCAGCCTCGACTCCTTCCAGGAGAGCGTCGGCGCCATCAGGCCCTTCGAGACGGGCTACGCCGCCCTCTTCTCGAACAACGGCGCCTACGTGGCCTACCCCGACGCCTCGCGACTGGGCAAGGTCTACTTCCACGACGACAAGTCCCTGGAGCGGGACATCCTCGCCCACATCGAGTCAGGCACGGCCATGACCTTCACGGCCTACTCGCCGGCCATGAAGACGGATGTCCTGACGCGGATCACGCCTTTCACGCCGGGCCAGACGGACCGCCCCTGGGCCCTCATGGTGGCCGTTCCCATGGACCGCGCCCTGGCCGGCGTCCACGCCATCAATGCCGCCGGCATCGCCTCCGGCGTCGTCGCCATGGTTCTCCTCTCCCTCGTCGTCTTTTTTCTGACCCGCTCCATCGTCCGCCCCGTCCAGACCGTCGTCGCCCTGGCCCAGCGGGCCGGAGAGGGAGACCTCACCATCGGCCGCGACGACTTCGCCATCACGGCCAAAGACGAGCTGGGCCAGATGGCCGACGCTTTGGCCCGGATGGTGGCCACCCAGAGGGCGACCCTCGCCTCCATCTTCGACGAGGCCGAGCAGAACGGCCGTCTGGCCGAATCCCTCGCCGCCCTGGCCGAGGAGTCCAACGCCTCGACGGCGGAGATCAAGCACGTCGTCGAGCAGGTGGCCGATCTGGCCGAGACCAACGCCGCCGCCCTGGAGGAGACGAACGCCTCCATCGAAGAGGTCGCCTCGTCGGCCACGAGCGCCGCCCAGTCCTCGGCCCAGGGCGCCGAGGCCTCGCGGATGACGCGGCGCGCCACGGAAGAGGCCGTCGCCGCCTTCAGCCTCGTCATCGCCGACGTGGCCGACGTGGGACAGATGAGCAGCGCCTCGCTGACGAGCATGGAGGATCTGAGCCGTTCCGTCTCGGCCATCGCCGGATTCGTGACGACCATCTCGGCCATCGCCGACCAGACGAACCTTCTGGCCCTCAACGCCGCCATCGAGGCGGCCCGGGCCGGAGAGGCGGGACGGGGCTTCGCCGTCGTCGCCGAAGAGGTCCGCAAGCTGGCCGAGGAGTCCAACCAGGCCGCGCGCAAAGTCGCCGATCTCATCGACTCTCTCAAGGGGAGCGCCGAGACGTCGGCCCAGGGGGCCCGTCGGGCCGGAGAGAAGATGGCCTCGACGGTGGGCAGGGCCAGAGAGGCCCAGGAGAAGCTGAACCGCACCCTGGCCGACGTGGAGCGGATCAACGGCCTGATGGAGACCATCGCCGCCGCCGCCCAGGAACAGGCGGCCTCCAGCGAGGAGATGGCCCGGGCCGTCGATCACGTCTCGCAAAGCACCATCGAGATGGCCGAGAGTTCCCAGGCCATCCGCCGCAACACGGAGGAGCTGGCCCACGCCGGAGAGGGCGTGGCCAACGAGGCCCAGGCCATGGCCGAAGGCGCCGAGCGGATCCGCAACCTGCTTCAGCAGTTCCGCCTCGACGACGGGAAGGGGAAACGGTCGGGGCTGGTGCCGTCGCCCCGCCGCTGA
- a CDS encoding PIN domain-containing protein, with amino-acid sequence MKRLVLVDYENINLDAVGEIDTTSTHLWIFVGPNQKNLPFETVTGLQKLGEACRWIKIARQGKNSLDFHICFELGVISAADDRPEATFILSNDKGYDAVIDYANGKGLKTQRITHLSQLPSSTVSKPRSKYTAAIIENLSKIQAQKRPRKVSSLRSHLVNCFKSSIPEGEIDTALEELFATCRLSEEKGHVKYEL; translated from the coding sequence GTGAAGAGATTGGTCCTGGTGGACTACGAGAACATCAACCTCGACGCCGTCGGAGAGATCGACACGACGTCGACCCATCTGTGGATCTTCGTCGGCCCCAATCAGAAGAACCTCCCCTTCGAGACCGTCACGGGCCTCCAGAAGCTGGGAGAGGCCTGTCGTTGGATCAAGATCGCCCGCCAGGGGAAGAACAGCCTCGACTTCCACATCTGCTTCGAGCTGGGCGTCATCAGCGCCGCCGACGACCGTCCCGAGGCCACCTTCATCCTCAGCAACGACAAGGGCTACGACGCCGTCATCGACTACGCCAACGGCAAGGGGCTGAAGACGCAGCGCATCACCCACCTCTCGCAGCTTCCGTCGTCGACGGTGAGCAAGCCCCGGTCGAAATACACGGCGGCCATCATCGAGAACCTGAGCAAGATCCAGGCCCAGAAGAGACCTCGCAAGGTCAGCTCCCTCCGCTCTCATCTGGTCAACTGTTTCAAGAGCAGCATTCCCGAGGGGGAGATCGACACGGCCCTCGAAGAGCTTTTCGCCACCTGCAGGCTCTCGGAGGAGAAAGGTCACGTCAAGTACGAACTCTAG
- a CDS encoding metallophosphoesterase family protein, producing MALKVLALGDVHLGRRPSLPGGELDPVRLGPAAAWLRAVDEALEASVDAVLMAGDVVEREDDFFEAYRLLSAGVRRLVEAGVAVVAVAGNHDGRVLPRLASEMEGFRLLGADGRWEALRLRGGGEEVTLWGRSMTGGSCRVNPFEGATFDGEGLRLGLLHGHRDGGESPYAPFSRGDLERSGLDGWLLGHIHRPDALSVARPLGYLGSLSGLDVGETGAHGPWFLSVEGGRLAVVEQWPLAPLRWEHVDVDLTGLVEAEEARSRLLARIGRLDAELAVSRWVPEALGLRLRLVGVTALGGAARCLLASDEGEILSTGAGGTAYFLESVTALTCPERDLARLARLPDLPGLLARRLLALDGSDEGRRLVDGARLRLEGLVARDPWAALQGPPLDEVSLVEALRRVGLSLLEELLAQKEASS from the coding sequence ATGGCTCTGAAGGTGTTGGCTCTGGGCGATGTCCATCTGGGGCGGAGGCCCTCCCTTCCCGGGGGCGAGCTCGATCCGGTCCGTCTCGGCCCCGCCGCGGCCTGGCTGCGTGCCGTCGACGAGGCCCTCGAGGCCTCTGTGGACGCCGTCCTCATGGCCGGAGACGTCGTCGAGAGGGAGGACGATTTTTTCGAGGCCTACCGCCTTCTCTCTGCGGGCGTGAGACGCCTCGTCGAGGCTGGCGTTGCCGTCGTCGCCGTCGCCGGCAATCACGACGGCCGCGTCCTGCCCCGGCTCGCCTCCGAGATGGAGGGCTTCCGCCTCCTGGGGGCCGACGGGCGCTGGGAGGCGCTCCGCCTTCGCGGCGGAGGCGAGGAGGTGACCCTCTGGGGGCGGTCCATGACGGGCGGTTCCTGCCGCGTCAACCCCTTCGAGGGGGCGACCTTCGACGGCGAGGGGCTGCGTCTCGGGCTGCTTCACGGTCACCGGGACGGAGGGGAGAGTCCCTACGCCCCCTTCTCCCGCGGCGATCTGGAGCGCAGCGGCCTCGACGGCTGGCTTCTGGGCCACATCCACCGCCCCGATGCCCTTTCGGTCGCCCGTCCCCTGGGCTATCTGGGCTCCCTGTCGGGTCTCGACGTGGGCGAAACGGGGGCTCACGGTCCCTGGTTCCTCTCCGTCGAGGGGGGGCGCCTTGCCGTCGTCGAACAGTGGCCTCTGGCGCCTCTGCGCTGGGAGCACGTCGATGTCGATCTCACGGGGCTCGTCGAGGCCGAAGAGGCCCGCAGCCGCCTCCTGGCCCGGATCGGTCGCCTCGACGCGGAGCTGGCCGTCTCCCGATGGGTCCCGGAGGCCCTGGGACTGCGCCTCCGTCTCGTGGGGGTCACGGCCCTGGGCGGCGCGGCCCGGTGTCTCCTGGCCTCCGACGAGGGGGAGATCCTCTCGACGGGGGCGGGAGGAACGGCTTATTTCCTCGAATCGGTGACGGCCCTCACCTGCCCCGAGCGCGATCTGGCCCGTCTGGCCCGTCTTCCCGATCTGCCGGGGCTTCTGGCCCGCCGCCTTCTGGCCCTCGACGGCTCCGACGAGGGGCGCCGTCTCGTCGACGGTGCCCGTCTCCGCCTGGAAGGCCTCGTCGCGCGCGATCCCTGGGCGGCCCTCCAAGGTCCCCCCCTCGACGAGGTCTCTCTGGTCGAGGCCCTTCGCCGCGTCGGACTGAGCCTTCTGGAGGAGCTTCTCGCCCAGAAGGAGGCCTCGTCGTGA
- the phoU gene encoding phosphate signaling complex protein PhoU, which translates to MLFNFFGKREEKRQGGDNLLFDNDRREILRRLEAMGEATALAVESAVASLVDRDDGRARTVIDGDDVIDAMEVEIEQICLRSLALRQPVREDLRFVFSVLKIITDMERTADQAVNIAKRALDLNSAPLLKPLIDIPRMATGAVAMIRDALRAFGDEDVALARDVFFRDDVIDDLNRQVFSELLEIMARSGAVGSVGQAADLILVARSLERVGDHASNIAERAYFMITGDRIKGTSP; encoded by the coding sequence GTGCTTTTCAACTTTTTCGGTAAAAGAGAGGAAAAAAGGCAGGGAGGAGACAACCTCCTCTTCGACAACGACCGGAGGGAGATCCTGCGACGCCTCGAGGCGATGGGGGAAGCGACGGCCCTGGCCGTCGAGAGCGCCGTGGCGTCCCTCGTCGATCGCGACGACGGCCGGGCCCGGACCGTCATCGACGGCGACGACGTCATCGACGCCATGGAGGTGGAGATCGAGCAGATCTGCCTCCGCTCCCTGGCCCTGAGGCAGCCCGTGAGGGAGGACCTGCGCTTCGTCTTCTCCGTCCTCAAGATCATCACCGACATGGAGCGGACGGCCGATCAGGCCGTCAACATCGCGAAAAGAGCTCTCGATCTCAATTCAGCCCCTCTCCTCAAGCCCCTCATCGATATCCCCCGCATGGCCACAGGAGCCGTCGCCATGATCCGTGACGCCCTGCGGGCCTTCGGCGACGAGGATGTCGCCCTGGCGCGGGACGTCTTTTTTCGCGACGACGTCATCGACGACCTCAACCGTCAGGTCTTCAGCGAGCTGCTGGAGATCATGGCCCGCAGCGGCGCCGTCGGCTCCGTCGGCCAGGCGGCCGATCTCATCCTCGTGGCCCGCTCCCTGGAACGGGTCGGCGACCACGCCTCCAACATCGCCGAGCGGGCCTATTTCATGATCACGGGCGATCGCATCAAGGGAACCTCCCCCTGA
- a CDS encoding HD-GYP domain-containing protein, whose protein sequence is MRVVLPVEELQPLWIVDEDILSANGLPLVLHGAVVTPALKDAMTRHGIVSIRVRTDDEEEWNPGGPLSPKLVLKVKQDVQKLVVHAVRRRSLSPQLLSNIMEQTSAVVDALFTGEAPLFAELRSLSNYDAYTYEHSWSVMLLSLSLARVAWESGILEKLDLQDRLNLGMGAVLHDIGKTLLPSALLNKEGPLDEEEWKLMRLHPQKGVDLLRPYKLVMPMVRAIVAFHHERPDGGGYGLAKGATLYGGEIPRLVRVVSVADAYDAMVSSRPYRRARLPFEALEILASEAGHQFDADLVPLMERIVVSFPVGSLLLLKDGSVASVRSPGDLTGRRSLPECLVVAAFLSGGRYLPGETFVLRDRSQIALGATGPDDLVGKMVEDVSRQRPPFSDTFPLSLVGALPLSLACALPLWDQLFMASLDKFRATATRAAGQ, encoded by the coding sequence GTGCGCGTCGTCCTGCCCGTTGAAGAGCTCCAACCCCTCTGGATCGTCGATGAGGACATCCTCTCCGCCAACGGCCTGCCGCTCGTCCTCCACGGCGCCGTCGTCACGCCGGCGCTGAAGGATGCCATGACCCGCCACGGAATCGTCTCCATCCGCGTCCGCACCGACGACGAGGAGGAGTGGAACCCCGGCGGTCCCCTCTCGCCCAAGCTGGTCCTCAAGGTCAAGCAGGACGTGCAGAAGCTCGTCGTCCACGCCGTCCGCAGGCGCTCCCTGTCGCCCCAGCTCCTCTCCAACATCATGGAGCAGACGTCGGCCGTCGTCGACGCCCTCTTCACCGGAGAGGCTCCCCTTTTCGCCGAGCTCCGGTCCCTCTCCAACTACGACGCCTACACCTACGAACACTCCTGGTCGGTCATGCTCCTCTCCCTCTCCCTGGCCCGGGTGGCCTGGGAATCGGGCATCCTCGAAAAGCTCGATCTCCAGGACCGGCTCAACCTCGGCATGGGCGCCGTCCTCCACGACATCGGCAAGACCCTTCTCCCCTCTGCCCTGCTCAACAAGGAGGGCCCTCTCGACGAAGAGGAATGGAAGCTCATGCGCCTCCACCCCCAGAAGGGCGTCGATCTCCTTCGCCCCTACAAGCTCGTCATGCCCATGGTGCGGGCCATCGTGGCCTTCCACCATGAACGGCCCGACGGAGGGGGGTACGGCCTCGCCAAGGGAGCGACCCTCTACGGGGGAGAGATCCCCCGGCTCGTCCGCGTCGTCTCCGTCGCCGACGCCTACGATGCCATGGTCTCCTCCCGTCCCTACCGACGGGCCCGCCTCCCCTTCGAGGCGCTGGAGATCCTTGCGTCCGAGGCGGGGCACCAGTTCGACGCCGACCTGGTGCCCCTTATGGAACGCATCGTCGTCTCCTTCCCCGTCGGAAGCCTCCTGCTCCTGAAGGACGGCTCCGTCGCCTCCGTCCGCTCCCCCGGCGACCTGACGGGAAGGCGGTCTCTGCCCGAGTGCCTCGTCGTCGCCGCCTTTCTCAGCGGAGGGCGCTACCTGCCCGGGGAGACCTTCGTCCTTCGCGATCGCTCCCAGATCGCCCTGGGGGCGACGGGCCCCGACGATCTCGTGGGCAAGATGGTCGAGGACGTCTCCAGGCAGCGTCCCCCCTTCTCCGACACCTTCCCCCTCTCCCTCGTCGGCGCCCTCCCCCTCTCCCTGGCCTGCGCCCTCCCCCTCTGGGATCAGCTCTTCATGGCCTCCCTCGACAAGTTCCGCGCCACGGCGACAAGAGCCGCCGGACAGTGA